In Drosophila santomea strain STO CAGO 1482 chromosome 3L, Prin_Dsan_1.1, whole genome shotgun sequence, a single window of DNA contains:
- the LOC120447981 gene encoding uncharacterized protein LOC120447981 has product MDVLSHYSSPVVEFPATQPLEKQHALVDNCTGTDPPSSSKDAATETHEMLHVATQTERRVVSSKDVEYDERALAKWLRQIYPMVERELMNPTLLMEDLTMSQCRLEEELQVYTYQKLAMGGADNSQGLAIWLCVHTNNAPVLVATTVAPHDDWCEHVDQQLKLFVPQRMSSGNLVMYTEAKTLALKSCLRSLCTNPFNKTMFAGSTMDGELFIWLYEQARGSDSSVDIKQLYSVSSAQGAAVALDWPRAQLLLACFANGSVRQWDLSRQMALDWEYSLPATITSEPTAMLTLGLDDFVVGTNDGGVYRCWNTGRQTAATKQIKLLALRRHLFMVTTLIRTEMEGNQFVLSCDLSGQAFYHDMRLVDEDMTQLIVQIPLPFKNVIACSRDGNIIYCPANDGSLEYYRVSDGAHAHVKGGLRGKGSLIRSSDNGRWLIAGLYGDEFQIFYVEY; this is encoded by the exons ATGGACGTACTATCGCATTACAGCTCACCCGTGGTTGAATTTCCGGCAACACAGCCGCTGGAGAAGCAGCACGCCCTGGTGGACAACTGTACGGGCACTGATCCACCGTCTTCTAGCAAAGATGCCGCCACCGAAACGCATGAGATGCTGCATGTGGCCACACAAACGGAGCGACGAGTAGTTAGCAGCAAGGATGTGGAATACGATGAGAGGGCTTTGGCCAAGTGGCTGCGACAAATCTATCCCATGGTAGAACGAGAGCTAATGAATCCCACGCTTCTGATGGAGGATCTAACGATGAGTCAGTGCCGCTTGGAGGAGGAACTGCAGGTGTACACGTACCAGAAGCTGGCAATGGGTGGTGCGGACAACTCGCAAGGACTGGCCATCTGGTTGTGTGTGCATACCAATAATGCTCCAGTTCTGGTGGCCACCACGGTAGCTCCCCATGATGACTGGTGCGAGCATGTGGATCAGCAGCTAAAACTGTTTGTTCCCCAAAGAATGTCCAGTGGCAACCTGGTGATGTACACAGAGGCCAAAACTCTGGCCCTAAAATCCTGCTTGCGGAGTCTATGCACAAATCCGTTCAACAAGACCATGTTCGCTGGTTCCACCATGGATGGAGAGCTATTCATCTGGCTATATGAGCAGGCGAGGGGTTCCGATTCCAGCGTCGATATCAAACAGCTTTACAGTGTGTCGTCTGCCCAGGGTGCTGCAGTGGCTCTGGACTGGCCGAGGGCACAGCTTCTGTTGGCCTGCTTTGCCAATGGCAGCGTTCGACAGTGGGATTTGAGCAGGCAGATGGCTCTGGATTGGGA GTACTCCCTTCCCGCAACGATTACATCAGAGCCCACGGCAATGTTGACCCTTGGACTGGATGATTTCGTCGTGGGCACTAACGATGGTGGCGTCTATCGCTGCTGGAACACTGGGCGCCAAACCGCAGCCACCAAGCAGATCAAATTGTTGGCCCTACGGCGACATCTTTTCATGGTGACCACGCTGATTCGCACTGAAATGGAAGGCAACCAGTTCGTCCTGAGCTGCGATCTCAGTGGGCAAGCCTTCTATCACGATATGCGTCTTGTGGATGAG GATATGACTCAGTTGATAGTACAAATCCCACTACCCTTTAAGAACGTAATCGCCTGCAGTCGGGATGGGAACATCATCTACTGCCCAGCCAATGATGGATCACTGGAATACTATAGAGTGAGTGATGGAGCACATGCCCACGTCAAGGGAGGACTTCGCGGCAAGGGAAGCCTTATCCGAAGTAGCGACAATGG ACGCTGGTTAATTGCAGGCCTCTATGGCGATGAATTCCAGATATTTTACGTAGAATACTAA
- the LOC120449881 gene encoding ATP synthase subunit beta, mitochondrial encodes MLVSWAKMATACARMGIKMGPGTGGHRANYLGNPVKLPSHARYLHASLSLWDDKDKKSGDECESEPQDVCKTDAELVKKKGEREDGCEEKKSAGGGKVLDSKGRKGVIHAVIGPVIDVYFEEEVPEVLNALQVQDAPIDNLVLEVFHHLGNNIVRCVAMDSTEGLRRGQPVIDTGYPIRVAVGKAVLGRILNVVGDPIDDRGEIKSDYYSFIHNEAPELTDLSVKPEILVTGIKVIDLLAPYVKGGKIGLFGGAGVGKTVLIMELINNIAKSHGGYSVFVGAGERTREGNDLYHEMIESKVISLEDESSKVVLVFGQMNEPPGARSRVVLTGLTIAEYFRDVDGQDVLLFIDNIFRFTQAGSEVSALLGRIPSAVGYQPTLGTDMGTMQERITSTRNGSITSVQAVYVPADDLSDPAPAATFSHLDATTVLSRPIAELGIYPAVDPLDSSSRILDPDVVGEEHYNVARAVQKTLQAYKSLQDIIAILGMDELSEDDKLTVARARKMQRFLSQPFQVAEIFTGHPGKLVPVEKCVEGFKRLLNGEYDDIPEIAFYMVGDAEEVLAKATQLAASMSGDTPPAKAEGKKEDKKDEKEAKPEEGKKEEPPKGEAKKKEARDDKPKEPEKKD; translated from the exons atgTTGGTTTCTTGGGCTAAAATGGCTACGG CATGTGCAAGGATGGGCATAAAGATGGGTCCGGGAACCGGAGGTCATCGGGCCAATTATCTAGGTAATCCTGTAAAGCTTCCCAGCCATGCTCGCTACCTTCATGCCTCCTTGTCCCTTTGGGATGACAAGGATAAGAAGTCGGGCGATGAGTGCGAGTCCGAACCGCAGGACGTCTGCAAGACGGACGCGGAACTAGTCAAGAAGAAGGGTGAACGCGAGGATGGGTGTGAGGAGAAGAAGTCGGCCGGAGGAGGCAAGGTGCTGGATAGCAAGGGTCGCAAGGGTGTCATCCATGCTGTCATCGGTCCTGTCATCGATGTGTACTTCGAGGAGGAGGTTCCGGAGGTTCTCAACGCCCTTCAGGTGCAGGATGCTCCCATTGACAACCTGGTGCTGGAG GTATTTCACCACCTGGGCAACAACATCGTCCGTTGCGTGGCCATGGATTCCACCGAGGGGCTCCGTCGTGGTCAGCCGGTAATCGATACGGGTTACCCCATCCGCGTGGCGGTGGGCAAGGCCGTTTTGGGACGCATTCTCAACGTGGTCGGCGATCCCATCGACGATCGCGGTGAGATCAAGTCAGACTACTACTCCTTTATCCATAACGAAGCCCCGGAGCTGACCGACTTAAGCGTGAAGCCAGAGATCCTGGTCACCGGCATCAAGGTGATTGATTTGCTGGCTCCTTACGTAAAGGGCGGCAAGATCGGGCTGTTTGGAGGCGCCGGCGTGGGCAAGACGGTGCTCATCATGGAGCTGATCAATAACATAGCCAAGTCCCATGGCGGTTACTCCGTGTTCGTGGGCGCAGGAGAGCGAACCCGGGAGGGCAACGATCTGTACCATGAGATGATTGAGTCCAAGGTCATATCCCTGGAGGATGAGTCCTCGAAGGTGGTTCTGGTCTTTGGCCAGATGAATGAGCCACCGGGCGCTCGCTCTCGTGTGGTTCTCACCGGACTGACCATCGCCGAGTATTTCCGCGACGTGGACGGGCAGGATGTGCTGCTCTTCATTGACAACATTTTCCGTTTCACCCAGGCGGGATCGGAAGTGTCGGCCCTGCTCGGGCGCATTCCCTCGGCGGTGGGCTATCAGCCAACTCTGGGAACCGACATGGGCACAATGCAGGAGCGGATAACTAGTACCCGCAACGGTTCCATCACTTCCGTCCAGGCTGTCTACGTGCCCGCAGATGATCTCAGTGATCCCGCTCCGGCGGCTACCTTTTCGCATTTGGATGCCACCACTGTGCTCTCACGTCCCATTGCTGAGTTGGGTATTTATCCGGCTGTGGATCCCTTGGACTCCTCATCCCGCATTCTCGATCCCGATGTTGTAGGCGAGGAGCACTACAATGTGGCTCGAGCAGTTCAGAAAACTCTGCAGGCCTACAAGTCGCTTCAGGACATTATCGCCATCCTGGGAATGGATGAGCTGTCCGAAGATGATAAGTTAACGGTGGCCAGGGCCCGCAAGATGCAGCGCTTTCTTTCGCAGCCGTTCCAAGTGGCTGAGATCTTCACTGGACATCCGGGAAAGCTGGTGCCGGTGGAGAAGTGTGTGGAGGGCTTCAAGCGGTTGTTAAATGGGGAATACGACGACATCCCGGAGATTGCCTTCTACATGGTTGGGGATGCCGAAGAGGTGCTGGCCAAAGCAACCCAACTGGCCGCCAGCATGTCAGGAGATACTCCTCCAGCCAAGGCGGAAGGCAAGAAGGAGGACAAGAAGGACGAAAAGGAGGCAAAGCCAGAGGAGGGCAAGAAGGAGGAGCCGCCGAAGGGAGAAGCCAAAAAGAAGGAAGCAAGGGATGACAAACCGAAGGAACCGGAAAAGAAAGATTAG